A genomic segment from Pistricoccus aurantiacus encodes:
- the flhC gene encoding flagellar transcriptional regulator FlhC yields the protein MADKSLVQEMQQVQLAIELIELGARLQVLETETELSRGRLVRLYKEVRGVSPPKGMLPFSTDWFITWLPNIHASLFYNSYLQLCKQYGCERLEAFVKAYRLYLEQISLDGGEPVLGLTRAWTLVRFFESNLLELTSCTCCSGKFVAHAHTPGQNYVCGICQPPSRAGKTRKSAALKLVENEPAPMSRYA from the coding sequence ATGGCGGACAAGAGTCTCGTTCAGGAAATGCAGCAGGTTCAGCTGGCGATCGAACTGATCGAACTGGGTGCACGCCTGCAGGTGCTGGAAACCGAAACCGAACTGAGCCGCGGTCGCTTGGTGCGGCTCTATAAGGAGGTGCGCGGCGTTTCACCGCCCAAGGGAATGTTGCCGTTCTCCACGGACTGGTTCATCACCTGGCTGCCGAACATCCATGCGTCGCTGTTCTACAATAGCTACCTGCAGCTGTGCAAGCAGTACGGCTGTGAGCGGCTGGAAGCCTTCGTCAAGGCATACCGTCTGTATCTCGAGCAGATATCCCTGGATGGCGGCGAGCCGGTGCTTGGGCTGACCCGGGCTTGGACCTTGGTCCGCTTTTTCGAGAGCAACCTGCTGGAGCTGACTTCCTGCACCTGCTGCAGTGGAAAATTCGTCGCTCACGCTCATACCCCGGGGCAGAATTATGTCTGCGGCATCTGCCAGCCGCCCTCAAGGGCCGGCAAGACCCGCAAGAGCGCTGCGCTGAAGCTGGTGGAAAACGAGCCGGCGCCGATGTCTCGCTACGCCTGA
- the flhD gene encoding flagellar transcriptional regulator FlhD encodes MNDTVLNEIQELNLSYLLLVQRLLREDRATAMFRLKIDAEMADLLQSLGSKQLSQLSRTNQLLCQPGFEGAAQLRALTQHRREQGLSPTHTALLMASASFSGLNAAQGV; translated from the coding sequence ATGAACGACACGGTCCTGAACGAAATCCAGGAGCTCAATCTGTCTTATCTTCTGCTGGTTCAGCGTTTATTGAGAGAGGACCGGGCCACCGCCATGTTCCGCCTCAAGATCGATGCGGAAATGGCGGACCTGCTGCAGTCCCTGGGCTCCAAGCAGTTAAGCCAGCTGTCTCGCACCAACCAACTGCTGTGCCAGCCGGGCTTCGAAGGCGCCGCTCAGCTGCGTGCCTTGACCCAGCATCGTCGCGAGCAGGGGCTTTCCCCCACCCATACCGCTCTACTGATGGCTTCCGCCTCGTTTTCCGGCCTTAACGCCGCGCAGGGAGTTTAG
- a CDS encoding EscU/YscU/HrcU family type III secretion system export apparatus switch protein: protein MTNKSAEDPRRQAVALSYREGESAPQVLAKGYGETAERIIAQAQREGIHVHDAPTLVALLMQLDLDERIPPALYQVIAELLVWVKQLDEEASAE from the coding sequence ATGACGAATAAAAGCGCCGAGGATCCTCGCCGCCAGGCGGTGGCGCTATCCTATCGTGAGGGAGAAAGCGCGCCCCAGGTGCTGGCCAAGGGCTACGGGGAAACCGCCGAGCGCATCATCGCTCAGGCCCAGCGGGAGGGCATCCACGTTCATGACGCCCCGACCCTGGTAGCGCTTTTGATGCAGCTTGACCTGGATGAGCGGATTCCGCCGGCGCTATATCAGGTCATCGCCGAGCTGCTGGTGTGGGTCAAGCAGCTGGACGAAGAGGCCTCCGCGGAATAA
- a CDS encoding flagellar hook-length control protein FliK, producing MSGITPLIDTLLHQVLGKRADVPLPRELNAPVTPISPEDALQALKGDSRLEPRRQATPTEQGGADRKAPPAPSITAGRAASESAQVHFSASARAIAQVLARLPGQAFPGQPSVLGLSKPLMDTDSPTSQQLAQQLQASIRDSGLFYESHLARWFRGELPRRQLEREPQMQRQAAVSERQANALLVSMDEPDSELQTILRHQLEMLALPVLRWEGEAWSGLFMALTVMPPAQHGDAEEGEGEAPTKEEESSAWQSELALTLQRLGRLKVKLRLDAKGVDLTLFAEDPEVVRVLRGGQESLRSRLQGSGIGEVALHILQQPETSQGESLS from the coding sequence GTGAGCGGTATCACGCCTCTGATCGATACGCTTCTGCATCAGGTGCTGGGGAAGCGGGCGGACGTGCCGCTGCCGCGGGAACTCAATGCGCCGGTCACGCCGATCAGCCCCGAGGACGCGCTTCAGGCGCTGAAAGGCGATTCCCGGCTGGAACCCAGGCGTCAGGCGACGCCGACGGAACAGGGTGGCGCTGACAGGAAAGCGCCGCCGGCGCCGAGCATCACGGCGGGGCGGGCGGCGTCTGAATCCGCTCAGGTGCATTTCAGCGCTTCCGCTCGGGCCATCGCCCAGGTGTTGGCTCGGCTGCCGGGACAAGCCTTTCCCGGCCAGCCCTCGGTACTGGGGCTTTCGAAGCCGCTGATGGACACGGATTCTCCCACCTCTCAGCAGCTGGCGCAGCAGCTGCAGGCGAGCATTCGCGACAGCGGGCTGTTCTATGAATCTCACCTGGCGCGCTGGTTTCGCGGCGAGCTGCCCCGCAGGCAGCTGGAGCGGGAGCCGCAGATGCAGCGCCAGGCGGCGGTATCGGAACGCCAGGCGAATGCGCTTCTTGTTTCGATGGATGAGCCGGATAGCGAGCTTCAGACCATTCTGCGCCATCAGCTGGAAATGCTTGCCCTGCCGGTATTGCGCTGGGAAGGGGAAGCCTGGAGCGGGCTGTTCATGGCGCTGACCGTTATGCCGCCGGCACAGCACGGCGACGCCGAGGAAGGAGAGGGCGAGGCGCCGACGAAGGAGGAAGAATCTTCCGCCTGGCAGTCCGAGCTGGCCTTGACCCTGCAACGGCTCGGGCGGCTAAAGGTGAAGCTGCGCCTGGACGCGAAGGGCGTTGATCTGACGCTTTTCGCCGAAGACCCCGAGGTAGTTCGCGTACTGCGTGGCGGCCAGGAATCACTGCGCTCGCGGCTGCAGGGCAGCGGTATCGGAGAGGTGGCATTACATATCCTCCAACAGCCCGAGACGTCTCAGGGAGAAAGTCTCTCATGA
- a CDS encoding flagellar protein FliT, with protein sequence MMKLSQAPIETPQQVVEYYEALLARSGRMLQAAQEGDWETLLDEQSHYVIEIDRLSQYEPELELDESCRDSKSALVERILEQDMELRQLLEAKRDTLGELIGSSQRKRDLGKAYQSGGRVVDASERFIATLNAGPTAR encoded by the coding sequence ATGATGAAACTATCCCAAGCACCGATCGAGACGCCTCAACAGGTGGTGGAGTATTACGAGGCATTGCTGGCGCGCTCCGGGCGTATGCTGCAGGCCGCCCAAGAGGGTGATTGGGAAACACTGCTGGACGAGCAATCTCATTACGTCATCGAAATCGACCGGCTCTCCCAGTACGAGCCGGAGCTCGAACTGGATGAAAGCTGCCGGGATAGCAAGAGCGCACTGGTGGAGCGTATTCTGGAACAGGATATGGAGCTTCGCCAGCTGCTGGAAGCCAAGCGGGACACTCTGGGCGAGCTGATCGGCAGCAGCCAGCGCAAGCGTGATCTCGGCAAGGCCTACCAGAGCGGTGGCCGGGTCGTGGATGCCAGCGAGCGCTTCATTGCGACGCTAAACGCCGGGCCAACCGCCAGATAG
- the fliS gene encoding flagellar export chaperone FliS, with protein MNAMRGMNPYAQGASAYARVGVESGVLSASPHQLIVLLFDGAQAAIRTAAIHMQGGNIAAKGKAISKALDIVNNGLLAALDHERGGEVAANLANLYEYIARRLVTANLRNDAQALEEAERLLREIGDAWKEIGGNLPAANDSARPDP; from the coding sequence ATGAATGCGATGCGCGGGATGAACCCTTATGCCCAGGGGGCCAGCGCCTACGCCCGGGTCGGCGTCGAGAGCGGCGTGCTGTCCGCGAGCCCCCACCAGCTGATCGTGTTGCTGTTCGACGGCGCCCAGGCGGCGATTCGTACCGCCGCCATCCATATGCAGGGTGGCAACATCGCGGCGAAAGGCAAGGCGATTTCCAAGGCGTTGGATATCGTCAACAACGGCTTGCTGGCGGCGCTGGACCATGAGCGAGGCGGCGAAGTCGCGGCGAACCTGGCGAATCTTTACGAGTACATCGCACGTCGATTGGTGACCGCTAACCTGCGCAACGACGCCCAGGCGCTGGAAGAAGCGGAGCGGTTGCTGAGGGAAATCGGCGACGCATGGAAGGAAATCGGCGGTAATCTTCCCGCGGCCAACGACTCAGCGAGGCCTGACCCATGA
- the fliD gene encoding flagellar filament capping protein FliD: protein MASISSLGIGSGLDLNGLLDQLESAERQQLAPIVRQQKSYQAEISAFGKLEGALSQFQEAAKMLSESSLFKGVTSEVSGSALTAAAGPEAVPGSYRVEVEQLAQASSRATLGVADKEAQLGSGQIAFSFGNGETLSVDIAEGESSLEDIRDAINAKNGGVQASLVNDGSSYRLALSSRETGTDAAISNVAFGGIGLTMDASAGTEAKDAALKVNGITITSQNNQVEGAIQGVTLNLEEAGADATATLNIKRDDAGIEKAITGFVDAYNGLQSNIAKLTRFDAKSGTAGELLGNSTLRNVESRLRNAMGSGAPGEFGSLADIGISLKLDGSLKLDKEKLGQVVAEQPAALKTFFAGEGNDETDSVKGGFAGNIDKALGLILEDDGLLDNATSGLETRIEGLSERYARTEKSIDATISRYRSQFSQLDGMIASMNSTTNYLTQQFDNMNAQLGRK, encoded by the coding sequence ATGGCATCGATTTCGTCGCTGGGTATCGGTTCGGGGCTGGATCTCAACGGTCTGCTGGATCAGCTGGAATCCGCGGAGCGTCAGCAGCTTGCGCCGATCGTTCGCCAGCAGAAGAGCTATCAGGCGGAGATTTCCGCCTTCGGCAAGCTGGAGGGCGCGCTTTCCCAGTTTCAGGAAGCCGCCAAGATGCTGTCCGAGAGTTCTTTGTTCAAGGGCGTGACCAGCGAGGTCAGCGGCAGCGCCCTGACCGCCGCCGCCGGGCCGGAAGCGGTGCCCGGAAGCTATCGGGTCGAGGTCGAGCAGCTGGCACAAGCGTCCAGCCGGGCGACCCTGGGGGTGGCGGACAAGGAAGCCCAACTGGGAAGCGGCCAGATTGCCTTCAGCTTCGGTAACGGCGAAACCCTGAGCGTGGATATCGCCGAGGGGGAGAGCTCCCTCGAGGATATTCGCGATGCCATCAACGCCAAGAACGGCGGCGTGCAGGCGTCCCTGGTCAACGACGGCAGCAGTTATCGTCTGGCGCTGTCCTCTCGTGAAACCGGCACGGACGCGGCGATCAGCAACGTGGCTTTTGGCGGTATCGGGCTCACGATGGACGCCAGTGCTGGAACCGAGGCCAAGGACGCTGCCTTGAAGGTCAACGGCATCACTATTACCAGCCAGAACAACCAGGTCGAGGGCGCCATTCAGGGTGTGACCCTCAATCTGGAAGAAGCCGGTGCGGATGCCACCGCGACACTGAATATCAAGCGCGACGATGCGGGGATCGAAAAGGCGATCACCGGGTTCGTGGATGCCTACAACGGGCTGCAGAGCAATATCGCCAAGCTGACCCGCTTCGATGCCAAGAGCGGCACCGCCGGGGAACTGCTGGGCAATTCGACGCTGCGTAACGTGGAGTCCCGGCTGCGCAACGCCATGGGCAGCGGCGCCCCGGGGGAGTTTGGCAGCCTGGCGGATATCGGCATCAGCCTGAAGCTGGACGGCAGCCTGAAGCTCGACAAGGAAAAGCTCGGCCAGGTGGTCGCCGAGCAGCCGGCGGCGCTCAAGACCTTCTTTGCCGGCGAGGGCAACGATGAGACCGACAGCGTGAAAGGCGGTTTCGCCGGGAATATCGACAAGGCGCTCGGGCTGATACTCGAGGACGACGGCCTGCTCGACAACGCGACCTCCGGACTCGAGACCCGTATCGAAGGGCTGAGCGAGCGCTATGCGCGCACGGAAAAAAGCATCGACGCGACCATTTCCCGCTATCGCAGCCAGTTTTCTCAGCTCGACGGCATGATCGCCAGCATGAATTCCACCACCAACTATCTGACCCAACAATTCGACAACATGAATGCCCAGCTGGGGCGCAAGTAA
- a CDS encoding PilZ domain-containing protein → MAFFKRDDKQAVTGEELMSWLESLPAGTILSLECSDGASLPVLVAGQDKTLQAGRQGMNKALEALTRGDECRLTARVQEKSLSLDKPKKDDWALEPRRDEVEDDNRRLVYRAELCLSMRVDVLLRVGEGLETRQVQARLHNLSIGGCLVELPLKADEILPKDETMVAVSLCFPDATQFSVNAWLSHRSPIKGRQALQAGLRFHTSSAEQDRKLWYFVREIEREAARSTGQSRRLPSPLFELT, encoded by the coding sequence ATGGCGTTTTTCAAACGCGACGATAAGCAAGCGGTGACTGGTGAAGAGCTGATGAGCTGGCTCGAGAGTCTGCCCGCTGGAACGATTCTTTCCCTGGAGTGTTCGGACGGCGCCTCGCTGCCGGTGTTGGTGGCGGGGCAGGACAAGACGCTGCAGGCGGGCCGTCAGGGAATGAACAAGGCGCTGGAAGCCTTGACCCGAGGGGATGAATGCCGTCTGACGGCCCGGGTGCAGGAAAAATCCCTGTCTCTCGACAAGCCGAAGAAAGACGACTGGGCGCTGGAGCCGCGTCGGGATGAAGTGGAAGACGACAACCGCCGCCTGGTCTACCGGGCGGAGCTGTGCCTGAGCATGCGGGTGGACGTGCTGCTGCGGGTTGGCGAGGGGTTGGAGACTCGTCAGGTACAGGCGCGGCTGCACAATCTTTCCATCGGCGGCTGCCTGGTGGAGCTGCCCTTGAAGGCGGACGAAATACTGCCCAAGGATGAAACCATGGTAGCGGTGAGCCTGTGTTTTCCGGATGCCACCCAGTTCAGCGTCAATGCCTGGCTGAGCCACCGGTCGCCGATCAAAGGCCGCCAGGCGCTGCAGGCGGGGCTGCGCTTTCATACCAGCAGCGCGGAGCAGGATCGCAAGCTGTGGTACTTCGTGCGGGAGATCGAGCGGGAGGCGGCGCGCAGTACGGGGCAGTCTCGTCGATTGCCGTCGCCTTTATTTGAACTTACCTGA
- a CDS encoding FliC/FljB family flagellin, translating to MSVINTNITAMIGQQNLGKAQNSLQTSMERLSSGLRINSAKDDAAGQAIANRMSSQITGLSTAQRNANDGISVAQTAEGALNQVNDNLQRVRELTVQAQNGTNSQDDLDSIQAEIGQRLNEINRISEETDFNGTKVLAKDQAVSIQVGANDGEAININLEKIDAASLSLSTFNVSGPKGTPTGVDPAAAQKEFGDTTQIATASLTSEPAVADFASKFDLSANPATAVNSIVTDDNGNWFMESTVTAANAADTTKLEEMGYENTGSATAGVFKIYASVDPQAATPNGTDLEFGVSLDSYDTNELTNGSTANPLAALDSALSKVDTLRSDLGAVQNRFESAITNLQTNETNLSAARSRIEDADYATEVGNMTKAQILQQAGTSILAQANQLPQGALSLLG from the coding sequence ATGTCCGTCATCAATACCAATATCACCGCCATGATTGGCCAGCAGAACCTCGGCAAGGCGCAAAACTCCCTGCAGACCTCCATGGAACGCCTTTCCTCCGGCCTGCGTATCAACAGCGCCAAGGATGATGCCGCCGGCCAGGCCATCGCCAACCGCATGAGCAGTCAGATCACTGGTCTTTCTACTGCACAGCGTAACGCCAACGACGGTATTTCCGTTGCCCAGACTGCCGAAGGTGCTCTGAACCAGGTCAACGACAACTTGCAGCGTGTTCGTGAGCTGACGGTTCAGGCGCAGAATGGCACTAATTCCCAAGACGATTTGGACTCCATTCAGGCAGAAATTGGCCAGCGTCTTAATGAGATCAACCGTATTTCCGAAGAAACTGACTTCAATGGAACCAAGGTGCTTGCTAAAGATCAGGCTGTGAGCATCCAAGTAGGCGCTAATGATGGCGAAGCTATTAATATCAATTTAGAAAAAATTGACGCCGCATCTCTCAGCTTAAGTACTTTTAATGTTAGCGGCCCAAAGGGCACACCCACAGGTGTTGATCCCGCAGCAGCACAAAAAGAGTTTGGCGATACCACTCAAATCGCAACAGCAAGTTTGACTAGTGAGCCAGCAGTCGCAGATTTTGCGTCTAAGTTTGATCTTTCTGCAAATCCAGCGACAGCTGTTAATTCTATCGTTACTGACGATAACGGTAATTGGTTTATGGAGTCTACGGTTACAGCAGCGAATGCTGCTGATACGACTAAGCTTGAAGAAATGGGATATGAAAATACGGGCTCGGCGACCGCTGGGGTATTTAAGATTTACGCATCCGTTGATCCCCAGGCCGCTACTCCAAATGGTACAGATCTTGAGTTTGGGGTTAGTCTGGACAGTTATGACACGAATGAGCTCACTAACGGCTCTACAGCCAACCCGCTTGCAGCTCTAGATAGTGCACTGAGCAAGGTCGACACCCTGCGCTCTGACCTGGGTGCCGTACAAAACCGTTTTGAGTCTGCCATCACCAACCTGCAGACCAACGAGACTAACCTCTCCGCTGCTCGCTCGCGTATCGAAGATGCGGACTACGCAACGGAAGTGGGCAATATGACCAAGGCCCAAATTCTGCAGCAGGCCGGTACTTCCATCCTGGCCCAGGCAAATCAGCTGCCCCAGGGCGCCCTGTCACTGCTGGGTTAA
- a CDS encoding helix-turn-helix domain-containing protein, translating into MSDDTFTSVWDAITDTTAEAENMRLRSELMMALERYIKKQGRTQAESARQLGVTQPRVSDLMRGKIQLFSLDTLVGMVAAVGLRVEMHVAA; encoded by the coding sequence ATGAGCGACGATACCTTTACCAGTGTTTGGGACGCTATTACCGACACAACCGCCGAAGCGGAAAACATGCGGCTTCGCTCGGAACTGATGATGGCGCTTGAGCGATATATCAAGAAACAGGGGCGGACCCAGGCGGAATCGGCCAGGCAGCTTGGCGTCACTCAGCCCCGTGTCTCCGACCTTATGCGCGGCAAGATTCAGCTTTTCAGCCTCGATACGCTGGTGGGTATGGTGGCTGCGGTGGGGTTGCGTGTTGAAATGCATGTAGCAGCTTGA
- a CDS encoding helix-turn-helix domain-containing protein: protein MNEQSFDELLESVRDMGHHMRGELVQGVRTREFPEPDVKAIRERTGLSQTRFAYLIGVKPKTLQNWEQKRVRPTGPARALLKIIEVNPDALAAIHVREV from the coding sequence ATGAATGAACAGTCTTTTGACGAACTGCTGGAAAGCGTTCGAGATATGGGTCATCACATGCGTGGTGAACTGGTGCAGGGAGTTCGGACTCGAGAATTTCCTGAACCAGACGTGAAAGCTATCCGCGAGCGTACCGGCTTATCACAGACTCGATTCGCCTATTTAATAGGCGTGAAACCGAAGACGCTCCAGAACTGGGAACAGAAGCGGGTTCGTCCAACGGGTCCTGCGCGAGCACTGCTGAAAATCATTGAGGTAAATCCGGACGCTTTGGCTGCGATTCATGTCCGAGAGGTGTAG
- a CDS encoding type II toxin-antitoxin system RelE/ParE family toxin has protein sequence MLRYTLEAYSTVMVFIELPIFIRCANALFTDADLTELQITLLENPAAGDLIPGGKGLRKIRAPLPGRGKRGGARVIYYYWVSKEKCYLVYAYAKNVAADLTKDQLHRLAAVIEAEVRDE, from the coding sequence TTGCTTCGCTATACGCTGGAAGCGTATAGTACGGTAATGGTCTTCATCGAACTGCCCATTTTTATTCGCTGCGCTAATGCACTATTTACAGATGCAGATTTGACCGAGCTTCAAATTACGTTGCTCGAGAATCCAGCAGCAGGCGATCTTATTCCTGGCGGCAAGGGATTGCGCAAAATACGCGCTCCTTTACCGGGGCGAGGAAAACGAGGTGGCGCTCGAGTCATTTATTATTATTGGGTATCGAAAGAGAAATGCTATCTCGTATATGCCTATGCCAAGAATGTGGCAGCAGACTTGACGAAAGATCAATTACACCGTTTGGCTGCCGTCATTGAAGCGGAGGTGCGAGATGAATGA
- a CDS encoding transposase, producing MSVNSAERHGIEKGLQQGLQKGRQENQRETALRMIAQTEMNDALIAELSGLPESEMVEQRRELEH from the coding sequence ATGTCCGTGAATTCAGCCGAACGGCATGGTATCGAAAAGGGACTTCAGCAAGGCCTTCAAAAGGGCCGTCAAGAAAACCAGCGTGAAACTGCACTACGCATGATCGCACAAACTGAGATGAACGACGCCTTGATTGCGGAGCTTTCAGGTTTGCCGGAAAGCGAGATGGTTGAACAGCGTCGTGAGTTAGAGCACTGA
- a CDS encoding type II toxin-antitoxin system VapC family toxin, whose amino-acid sequence MWEKPDASSWYYFTQRSNHPTLRPRISPAILAKKSTFPATIPPPAAPHIFTKSACALSPSERQKLLPQHAELVDKFVRRLGAILPWDHKVLDATVHIKRQLSQAGTPIGEIDTASAGHAIASGCMLVGDQ is encoded by the coding sequence TTGTGGGAAAAACCTGATGCGTCTTCCTGGTATTACTTTACCCAGCGCAGCAATCATCCTACTCTCCGCCCGCGTATCTCACCAGCCATCTTAGCAAAAAAATCGACGTTTCCCGCCACGATACCACCACCAGCCGCTCCGCATATCTTTACGAAATCCGCCTGCGCGCTATCTCCCTCCGAACGCCAAAAACTGCTGCCCCAACACGCGGAACTCGTCGATAAATTCGTCCGGCGTCTCGGTGCCATCTTGCCTTGGGATCATAAAGTGTTAGATGCCACGGTGCATATCAAGCGGCAATTGAGTCAGGCGGGCACGCCGATCGGTGAAATCGACACCGCCAGCGCTGGCCACGCGATCGCCAGTGGCTGCATGCTGGTTGGTGACCAATAA
- a CDS encoding pilin → MKQTFTQGIQGQASKQGGFTLIELMIVVAIIGVLAAIAIPQYQNYVARSQMTSALQEITSLKTMAEEKILQGVTISDATEIGAANTVTSFGTISLKNAGASNMEIEIELGEGDETNVSTAIKEAKLTWIRDKSGTWKCEYTAGKDGNGWDEDYVPNTCKEKSA, encoded by the coding sequence ATGAAACAGACATTTACGCAAGGCATTCAAGGGCAGGCCAGCAAGCAAGGCGGCTTTACCCTGATCGAACTAATGATCGTGGTGGCGATTATTGGGGTATTGGCAGCAATTGCGATTCCGCAGTATCAAAATTATGTAGCGCGGTCTCAAATGACAAGTGCTTTACAAGAAATTACCTCGCTAAAAACAATGGCAGAAGAAAAAATACTTCAAGGTGTTACTATCTCTGACGCAACAGAAATCGGCGCTGCAAATACTGTTACTTCTTTTGGAACCATTAGCTTGAAGAATGCAGGGGCTTCAAATATGGAAATAGAGATTGAGCTCGGAGAAGGTGACGAAACTAATGTAAGTACAGCTATTAAAGAAGCAAAGTTGACCTGGATTCGCGATAAAAGTGGTACGTGGAAGTGCGAATATACTGCTGGAAAAGATGGCAACGGTTGGGATGAAGATTACGTTCCTAATACCTGTAAGGAAAAAAGCGCATAA
- the pilB gene encoding type IV-A pilus assembly ATPase PilB, with protein MPFSPAPPSDAAPSITLRGLGRRLVDQGLLTETLAAQAVEGAKAAGTSLMHYVIEQELASPEETACAAAWEYGMPLIDLEALRISALPAADRMPEQLLRRHCMLPVACNEYRLTVAVAYPSVLSHLDELGVATGLTVEGVLAPANQLQSMLDRYLQQHEQAQLSDQLGSGDSSLEDIDFEGSGNQEAEEDQAVTAAESDAPIVRFVNKVLLDAIQRGASDIHFEPYETSYRIRLRIDGILLETARPPFGQRNRIAARLKVISRLDISERRLPQDGAIKLRVSKTRSIDFRVSTLPTVYGEKIVLRILDPASAQMGIDALGFTQSQRALYEQALSEPQGMVLVTGPTGSGKTVTLYTGLNMLNTDERNISTAEDPVEIKVPGINQVNVLPRIGLTFASALRAFLRQDPDVVMVGEIRDLETAEIAVKASQTGHLVLSTLHTNSAAETLTRMINMGVQAFNIASSVSLIIAQRLARRLCPYCKTPTEIPHQALIEAGFSEEEIGDATIYRPVGCRRCTLGYKGRVGIYEVVPISDAMSQLIMQQGNSLELAQQARDEGHPDLRSSALAKAMEGLTSLEEVHRVTTD; from the coding sequence ATGCCCTTCTCACCCGCCCCGCCTTCCGACGCCGCCCCGAGCATCACGCTACGGGGGCTGGGGCGGCGCCTGGTCGATCAGGGGTTGCTGACGGAAACGCTGGCGGCACAGGCAGTGGAAGGCGCCAAGGCGGCGGGCACCTCGCTGATGCACTATGTGATTGAGCAGGAATTGGCCAGCCCGGAGGAAACCGCCTGCGCTGCGGCCTGGGAATACGGCATGCCGCTGATCGACCTGGAAGCGCTGCGAATTTCCGCTCTGCCCGCGGCGGATCGCATGCCGGAACAGCTGCTGCGCCGCCACTGCATGCTGCCGGTGGCCTGCAACGAGTATCGGCTGACGGTGGCGGTGGCCTACCCGTCGGTACTCAGCCATCTGGACGAGCTGGGAGTGGCCACCGGGCTGACGGTGGAAGGAGTGCTGGCCCCGGCGAATCAGCTGCAGAGCATGCTCGATCGCTATCTGCAGCAGCACGAGCAGGCCCAGCTCAGCGATCAGCTTGGCAGCGGGGATTCCAGCCTCGAGGATATCGACTTCGAAGGCAGCGGCAACCAGGAGGCGGAAGAGGATCAGGCGGTCACCGCCGCCGAGAGCGACGCACCCATCGTGCGCTTCGTCAACAAGGTACTGCTGGACGCCATTCAGCGCGGCGCCTCGGATATCCATTTCGAGCCCTACGAGACCAGCTACCGCATCCGCCTGCGGATCGACGGCATTCTGCTGGAAACCGCCAGGCCGCCCTTCGGCCAGCGCAACCGTATCGCCGCCCGCCTGAAGGTCATCTCCCGGCTGGATATCTCCGAGCGCCGCCTGCCCCAGGACGGCGCGATCAAGCTGCGGGTGTCCAAGACCCGCTCCATCGATTTCCGCGTCAGCACCCTGCCTACGGTGTACGGCGAGAAGATCGTGCTGCGGATACTCGATCCGGCCTCCGCCCAGATGGGCATCGACGCCCTGGGCTTCACCCAATCCCAGCGTGCGCTCTACGAGCAGGCGCTTTCCGAGCCCCAGGGCATGGTGCTGGTCACCGGCCCCACCGGCAGCGGCAAGACGGTGACGCTGTATACCGGCCTCAATATGCTCAACACGGACGAGCGCAATATTTCCACCGCGGAAGACCCGGTGGAGATCAAGGTACCGGGCATCAATCAGGTCAACGTGCTGCCGCGCATCGGCCTGACCTTCGCCAGCGCCCTGCGCGCCTTTTTGCGCCAGGACCCGGACGTGGTGATGGTGGGCGAGATCCGCGATCTGGAAACCGCGGAAATCGCCGTCAAGGCGTCCCAGACCGGCCACCTGGTGCTTTCCACCCTGCACACCAACTCCGCCGCGGAAACCCTGACCCGCATGATCAACATGGGGGTTCAGGCCTTCAATATCGCCAGCTCCGTGTCGCTGATCATCGCCCAGCGCCTGGCCCGGCGGCTGTGCCCCTACTGCAAGACGCCCACGGAGATTCCGCACCAGGCGCTGATCGAGGCGGGCTTCAGCGAGGAGGAGATCGGCGATGCGACGATCTATCGCCCGGTGGGCTGTCGCCGCTGCACCCTGGGCTACAAGGGCCGGGTGGGCATCTACGAGGTGGTGCCGATCAGTGATGCCATGAGCCAGCTGATCATGCAGCAGGGGAATTCCCTGGAACTGGCGCAGCAGGCCCGCGATGAAGGTCACCCGGATCTGCGCAGCAGTGCCTTGGCCAAGGCCATGGAGGGGTTGACCAGTCTCGAGGAAGTGCATCGAGTCACTACCGACTGA